The DNA segment GTTATTTGCCGAATTAACCCATATCTTATTATGTTCATAAAAGCGTCCTAGATCTTTTTGTATTTTCAAAAGTTCCCAAATCTCTTGTGTATAGTACCATAGAATACAGTAAAGTTCGGCTTGAGCTAATTTAAGATTAAAACTGAAAATTACGAAACGATCATAAGAGTCTAAATACTTATAATTTATACATTCTCACACAATTCAGAAGACTGAAGCTCGAGAAAACATCATCCCAAACGAAACCCGGTTCTATTCCGGTTTAGATAAACAAATAAACTAAAAGCTTCCCGGTTCAGGTTCGAGTGAGCAAAGCCGATATGTGAGCCGCCGAAAGCGTCTGAGCTCTCGGAGGCAGTCTGTTACCGGAAAGTCTCGGCTGCCTATCGTTTCCGGCGAAGAAAGCGTCGTGGCCAGCTAGATTTTGCTGCGATGCACCGCCGCAACCGGATAATCGTCGACAGTGAGAGCTCTCCCGTCGCTGCTTCAGCTTTGCGTTGAGAGGATTCTCGGGTTTCGCGAGATCTTCTACTGTCAGCGCTTCCGACAACGACGTGAAGGACTGTGACTTGCCTCTGTAATGTTTTGACAATCCTCTCCTGTCgtgaacattttcaaaaatataaaaattacaaatacaCAACAATTTTGAACAAAATTTAAAGCTTTTCGTATTATATCCCTAAACTATAGGATTATAAGAAAATACCCTAAAATTTACAAATACACAACAATTTTGAACAAAATTAAATCTTCTCGTACTATATCCCTTAATTTACAGAAAAACTATAGGACTATAAGAAAATACCCTAAAATTTACAAATAGACACTAAATGTTGGGGCTTAATCTAACCAGATCTAAACTCAGGGGCAAAAAAAACGAAAACTCTAAACACAGCGGTAAATAAACGAAAACTCT comes from the Brassica rapa cultivar Chiifu-401-42 chromosome A01, CAAS_Brap_v3.01, whole genome shotgun sequence genome and includes:
- the LOC103844089 gene encoding uncharacterized protein LOC103844089, coding for MHYQEQMESLMLGEERRRENCVRDADADADEGFNSPSSFPNSPDDSDRRSSSSSRRGLSKHYRGKSQSFTSLSEALTVEDLAKPENPLNAKLKQRRESSHCRRLSGCGGASQQNLAGHDAFFAGNDRQPRLSGNRLPPRAQTLSAAHISALLTRT